The following are from one region of the Nymphaea colorata isolate Beijing-Zhang1983 chromosome 7, ASM883128v2, whole genome shotgun sequence genome:
- the LOC116257303 gene encoding non-specific phospholipase C6-like isoform X1 — protein sequence MLLSSGFQQLYLQVGRRTLYSSRYSMAENVRRPPLSVAILLLFLVGISGFIQTSDGVTLTGPIKTVVVLVMENRSFDHILGWMKATNPNIDGVTGKECNPKSTLHPDTDFICFTDGAEYVDPNPGHDFEAVTEQLFGSVNATGANSVPPMNGFVQQALGVSSDLPGKVMQGFRPESIPVYKTLVEEFAVFNRWFSSLPGPTQPNRLFIYSATSHGATGHLPRQLAGGYPQKTIFDSVHESGLSFGVYFQSIPTTLFLKNMRKLKYISNFHFYDLKFKRDARNGKLPNLCLIEPRYYDLKIIEANDDHPSHDVSNGQRLVKEVYETLRSSPQWNETLLIITYDEHGGFFDHVPTPAQNVPNPDGNTGPAPYFFKFDRLGVRVPTIMVSPWIKKGTVIGRPQGPTPSSEYEHSSIPATIKKLFNLNSNFLTHRDAWAGTFEQIVGDLQAPRTDCPVVLPSVSKKLRTTAAKEDTNLSEFQTELVHLAAVLNGDQVLSSFPDETSRRMSVKDGDEYVSGAVSRFMEASKEAKKLGADESAIVDMRSSLTTRKKLP from the exons ATGCTGCTCAGTTCCGGCTTTCAGCAACTGTATCTACAAGTGGGAAG AAGAACCCTGTACTCTTCTCGTTACTCGATGGCAGAGAATGTCCGTAGGCCACCTCTCTCGGTTGCCATCCTCCTGCTTTTTCTTGTTGGCATCTCTGGTTTCATTCAGACATCAGATGGCGTCACTCTCACAGGTCCCATCAAGACCGTTGTTGTGCTCGTCATGGAGAACAGATCCTTCGACCACATTCTCGGCTGGATGAAGGCCACTAACCCGAACATAGATGGAGTTACAGGCAAGGAATGCAATCCGAAATCGACGCTGCACCCGGATACTGATTTTATCTGCTTCACAgatggtgctgaatatgttgatcCGAATCCCGGGCACGATTTCGAAGCGGTCACTGAACAACTGTTTGGCTCTGTCAACGCGACCGGAGCGAATTCAGTCCCTCCGATGAATGGTTTTGTTCAGCAGGCTCTTGGGGTCAGTTCGGACCTGCCGGGGAAAGTAATGCAGGGTTTCAGGCCGGAATCAATACCGGTTTACAAGACGTTGGTAGAAGAATTCGCTGTCTTCAATCGGTGGTTCTCCTCTCTTCCAGGTCCAACACAACCGAACCGCCTATTCATCTACTCTGCAACCTCGCATGGCGCAACCGGTCATCTCCCTAGGCAGTTAGCTGGAGGGTATCCGCAGAAGACAATCTTTGATTCAGTCCATGAATCTGGATTGAGCTTTGGGGTCTACTTCCAAAGTATTCCTACAACTTTGTTCCTTAAGAATATGAGAAAATTGAAGTACATATCAAACTTTCATTTCTATGATTTAAAGTTCAAGAGAGATGCAAGAAATGGGAAGTTGCCTAACTTGTGTCTGATTGAGCCTAGATACtatgatttgaaaataattGAAGCAAATGATGATCACCCATCACATGATGTATCGAATGGGCAGAGACTCGTAAAGGAGGTGTACGAAACCTTGAGGTCCAGCCCTCAGTGGAACGAAACTTTGTTGATTATCACATATGATGAACATGGAGGATTTTTTGATCATGTTCCAACCCCTGCACAAAATGTGCCAAATCCTGATGGAAATACTGGTCCTGCTCcatattttttcaagtttgataGGTTGGGAGTTCGAGTTCCAACAATAATGGTGTCTCCGTGGATCAAAAAAGGGACAG TGATCGGCAGGCCACAAGGACCCACTCCAAGTTCTGAGTATGAACATTCGTCTATACCAGCAACTATCAAGAAGTTGTTCAACCTAAACTCCAACTTTTTGACCCACAGAGATGCATGGGCAGGAACTTTTGAGCAAATTGTAGGGGACTTACAGGCACCAAGAACAGACTGCCCAG TGGTTCTGCCTTCTGTATCAAAGAAACTAAGAACTACAGCAGCTAAAGAAGACACAAATTTGTCAGAGTTTCAAACCGAGTTAGTTCACCTTGCAGCAGTCCTGAATGGTGATCAAGTTTTAAGCAGCTTTCCAGATGAAACAAGCAGGAGAATGAGTGTAAAAGATGGAGATGAGTATGTGAGCGGTGCTGTCTCAAGATTCATGGAAGCTAGTAAAGAAGCCAAGAAGCTGGGAGCAGATGAGTCTGCCATTGTTGACATGAGATCATCACTAACAACCAGAAAGAAGCTGCCTTGA
- the LOC116257759 gene encoding uncharacterized protein LOC116257759 produces MERKRQSLKTIQTAIERLIEEEREDSGASDSHVLTDEEDRLLLSRLLSQIESLKAGTEHNLPASVTHKTASESTEPSEVCSMDDSQSIEKPAMAEEILKELGKVKRQNHTTHWLLSIMIVATAVWQLSEFSLLFLLKQKISDPFRAIGGLLFGRFKRALVDADKSEMIPTIETPLIQLPQIPELSPVDFSYLVPSNEEK; encoded by the exons atggagaggaagaggcagagcTTGAAGACGATCCAAACTGCCATCGAACGGCTCATAGAGGAGGAGAGGGAAGATAGTGGCGCCTCTGACAGCCACGTCCTCACCGATGAGGAAGACCGTCTCTTGCTTTCCCGGTTGTTATCCCAG ATAGAGTCGTTGAAGGCTGGAACTGAGCATAATTTGCCTGCATCGGTAACTCACAAAACTGCTTCAGAGTCCACCGAACCAAGTGAAGTATGTTCGATGGATGATTCGCAGAGCATTGAGAAGCCTGCAATGGCGGAAGAAATACTTAAAGAGCTCGGAAAAGTGAAAAGACAGAACCATACTACTCACTGGTTGCTGTCTATCATGATTGTTGCAACTGCAGTTTGGCAGCTATCagaattttctcttttatttcttctcAAGCAGAAGATAAGTGACCCCTTTAGAGCAATAGGGGGCTTACTCTTTGGAAGATTTAAGAGGGCACTTGTTGATGCTGATAAATCTGAGATGATCCCTACTATTGAAACGCCCCTTATCCAACTCCCTCAAATTCCAGAGCTATCCCCTGTGGATTTCTCATACTTAGTTCCAAGcaatgaagaaaaatga
- the LOC116257303 gene encoding non-specific phospholipase C6-like isoform X2, with protein MRHLVQWTLREMFRVTDAGECCSVPAFSNCIYKWEGPIKTVVVLVMENRSFDHILGWMKATNPNIDGVTGKECNPKSTLHPDTDFICFTDGAEYVDPNPGHDFEAVTEQLFGSVNATGANSVPPMNGFVQQALGVSSDLPGKVMQGFRPESIPVYKTLVEEFAVFNRWFSSLPGPTQPNRLFIYSATSHGATGHLPRQLAGGYPQKTIFDSVHESGLSFGVYFQSIPTTLFLKNMRKLKYISNFHFYDLKFKRDARNGKLPNLCLIEPRYYDLKIIEANDDHPSHDVSNGQRLVKEVYETLRSSPQWNETLLIITYDEHGGFFDHVPTPAQNVPNPDGNTGPAPYFFKFDRLGVRVPTIMVSPWIKKGTVIGRPQGPTPSSEYEHSSIPATIKKLFNLNSNFLTHRDAWAGTFEQIVGDLQAPRTDCPVVLPSVSKKLRTTAAKEDTNLSEFQTELVHLAAVLNGDQVLSSFPDETSRRMSVKDGDEYVSGAVSRFMEASKEAKKLGADESAIVDMRSSLTTRKKLP; from the exons ATGCGTCACTTGGTTCAGTGGACTCTGAGGGAGATGTTTCGAGTCACTGATGCAGGCGAATGCTGCTCAGTTCCGGCTTTCAGCAACTGTATCTACAAGTGGGAAG GTCCCATCAAGACCGTTGTTGTGCTCGTCATGGAGAACAGATCCTTCGACCACATTCTCGGCTGGATGAAGGCCACTAACCCGAACATAGATGGAGTTACAGGCAAGGAATGCAATCCGAAATCGACGCTGCACCCGGATACTGATTTTATCTGCTTCACAgatggtgctgaatatgttgatcCGAATCCCGGGCACGATTTCGAAGCGGTCACTGAACAACTGTTTGGCTCTGTCAACGCGACCGGAGCGAATTCAGTCCCTCCGATGAATGGTTTTGTTCAGCAGGCTCTTGGGGTCAGTTCGGACCTGCCGGGGAAAGTAATGCAGGGTTTCAGGCCGGAATCAATACCGGTTTACAAGACGTTGGTAGAAGAATTCGCTGTCTTCAATCGGTGGTTCTCCTCTCTTCCAGGTCCAACACAACCGAACCGCCTATTCATCTACTCTGCAACCTCGCATGGCGCAACCGGTCATCTCCCTAGGCAGTTAGCTGGAGGGTATCCGCAGAAGACAATCTTTGATTCAGTCCATGAATCTGGATTGAGCTTTGGGGTCTACTTCCAAAGTATTCCTACAACTTTGTTCCTTAAGAATATGAGAAAATTGAAGTACATATCAAACTTTCATTTCTATGATTTAAAGTTCAAGAGAGATGCAAGAAATGGGAAGTTGCCTAACTTGTGTCTGATTGAGCCTAGATACtatgatttgaaaataattGAAGCAAATGATGATCACCCATCACATGATGTATCGAATGGGCAGAGACTCGTAAAGGAGGTGTACGAAACCTTGAGGTCCAGCCCTCAGTGGAACGAAACTTTGTTGATTATCACATATGATGAACATGGAGGATTTTTTGATCATGTTCCAACCCCTGCACAAAATGTGCCAAATCCTGATGGAAATACTGGTCCTGCTCcatattttttcaagtttgataGGTTGGGAGTTCGAGTTCCAACAATAATGGTGTCTCCGTGGATCAAAAAAGGGACAG TGATCGGCAGGCCACAAGGACCCACTCCAAGTTCTGAGTATGAACATTCGTCTATACCAGCAACTATCAAGAAGTTGTTCAACCTAAACTCCAACTTTTTGACCCACAGAGATGCATGGGCAGGAACTTTTGAGCAAATTGTAGGGGACTTACAGGCACCAAGAACAGACTGCCCAG TGGTTCTGCCTTCTGTATCAAAGAAACTAAGAACTACAGCAGCTAAAGAAGACACAAATTTGTCAGAGTTTCAAACCGAGTTAGTTCACCTTGCAGCAGTCCTGAATGGTGATCAAGTTTTAAGCAGCTTTCCAGATGAAACAAGCAGGAGAATGAGTGTAAAAGATGGAGATGAGTATGTGAGCGGTGCTGTCTCAAGATTCATGGAAGCTAGTAAAGAAGCCAAGAAGCTGGGAGCAGATGAGTCTGCCATTGTTGACATGAGATCATCACTAACAACCAGAAAGAAGCTGCCTTGA
- the LOC116258108 gene encoding non-specific phospholipase C6-like, producing the protein MAENAHRPPPSVTILMLLLVGISGFIQISDGVTFRGPIKTIVVLVMENRSFDHMLGWMKTINPKIDGVTGKECNPRSTLHPNADLICFTDGAEFVDPDPGHSFEAVMEQVFGSVNASSVNPVPSMKGFVQQALGVSDDLPGKVMQGFRPENIPVFKTLIGEFAVFNRWFSSLPGPTQPNRLFIYSATSHGATSHVRRQLATGYPQKTIFDSVHESGLSFGVYYQSAPTTLFLRNMRKLKYISNFHFYDLKFKRDARNGQLPNLSLIEPRYFDLRIVGANDDHPSHDVSDGQRFVKEVYETLRSSPQWNETLLIITYDEHGGFFDHVSTPAENVPNPDGNTGPAPYFFKFDRLGVRVPTIMVSPWIKKGTVIGRPQGPTTSSEYEHSSIPATIKKLFNIDSNFLTHRDAWAGTFEQIVQELQAPRTDCPEVLPDASKKLRTTAAKEEAKLSEFQTELVHLAAVLNGDRFLSSFPDEISRRMNVKEADEYVNGAVSRFMEASKEAKKLGADESAIVDMRSSLTTRKKLP; encoded by the exons ATGGCGGAGAATGCCCATAGACCACCTCCCTCTGTCACcatccttatgcttcttctggtTGGCATCTCTGGTTTCATTCAGATTTCAGATGGGGTCACTTTCAGAGGCCCCATCAAGACCATCGTTGTGCTTGTCATGGAGAACAGATCCTTCGACCACATGCTCGGCTGGATGAAGACCATCAACCCGAAGATAGATGGAGTCACAGGCAAGGAATGCAATCCGAGGTCGACGCTGCACCCGAATGCTGACCTCATCTGCTTCACAGATGGTGCTGAATTCGTCGACCCCGACCCTGGCCACTCTTTTGAGGCGGTCATGGAACAAGTGTTCGGCTCTGTTAACGCGAGCAGTGTGAATCCAGTCCCTTCCATGAAGGGTTTTGTTCAGCAGGCTCTTGGGGTCAGTGACGACTTGCCGGGGAAAGTGATGCAGGGTTTTAGGCCGGAAAACATACCGGTTTTCAAGACGTTGATCGGAGAATTCGCGGTCTTCAATCGGTGGTTCTCTTCTCTACCAGGTCCAACCCAACCGAACCGCCTATTCATATATTCTGCAACCTCACACGGCGCAACCAGCCATGTTCGTAGGCAGTTAGCCACAGGGTACCCGCAGAAGACAATATTTGACTCAGTTCATGAGTCTGGACTGAGCTTTGGAGTCTACTACCAAAGTGCTCCTACAACTCTGTTCCTTAGGAACATGAGAAAATTGAAGTacatatcaaattttcatttctatgaTTTGAAGTTCAAGAGAGATGCAAGAAATGGGCAGTTGCCTAATTTGTCTCTGATTGAGCCTAGATACTTTGATTTGAGAATAGTTGGAGCTAACGATGATCATCCATCACATGATGTGTCCGATGGGCAGAGATTCGTAAAGGAGGTGTATGAAACCTTAAGGTCCAGCCCACAGTGGAACGAGACTCTGCTGATTATCACATATGATGAGCATGGAGGATTTTTTGATCATGTTTCAACACCTGCAGAAAATGTGCCAAATCCTGATGGAAACACTGGTCCTGCTCcatattttttcaagtttgataGGTTGGGAGTTCGAGTTCCGACAATTATGGTGTCTCCTTGGATCAAAAAAGGAACAG TGATCGGGAGACCACAAGGACCCACTACAAGTTCTGAGTATGAACACTCTTCTATACCAGCAACCATCAAGAAGTTGTTCAACATAGACTCAAACTTTTTGACCCACAGAGATGCATGGGCAGGGACTTTTGAGCAAATTGTGCAGGAGTTGCAAGCACCAAGAACAGACTGCCCAG AGGTTCTGCCTGATGCATCAAAGAAATTAAGAACGACAGCAGCTAAAGAAGAGGCAAAATTGTCAGAGTTTCAAACGGAGTTAGTTCACCTTGCTGCAGTCCTGAATGGTGATCGTTTTCTTAGCAGCTTTCCAGATGAAATAAGCAGGAGAATGAATGTCAAAGAGGCAGATGAATATGTGAATGGTGCTGTCTCCAGATTCATGGAAGCTAGCAAAGAAGCGAAGAAGCTAGGAGCAGATGAGTCTGCGATTGTGGACATGAGATCATCATTAACAACCAGAAAGAAGCTACCATGA
- the LOC116258112 gene encoding nuclear transport factor 2B, which produces MDPDSVAKAFVEHYYSTFDANRAGLANLYQEASMLTFEGQKIQGSQNITAKLTSLPFQQCQHSITTVDCQPSGPAGGMLVFVSGNLQLAGEQHPLKFSQMFHLMPTQQGSFYVLNDIFRLNYA; this is translated from the exons ATGGATCCCGACTCGGTGGCGAAGGCGTTCGTGGAGCACTACTACAGCACGTTCGACGCGAACAGAGCAGGCCTCGCGAATCTCTACCAGGAGGCTTCGATGCTCACGTTCGAAGGGCAGAAGATCCAGGGATCTCAGAATATCACCGCCAAGCTCACCTCCCTACCCTTTCAGCAGTGCCAGCACAGCATCACCACCGTCGACTGTCAGCCCTCTGGTCCCGCCGGCGGCATGCTCGTATTCGTCTCCGGTAACCTCCAGCTCGCTGGCGAGCAGCACCCCCTCAAGTTCAGTCAG ATGTTCCATTTGATGCCAACTCAACAGGGAAGCTTCTATGTTCTGAATGATATATTTCGGCTTAATTATGCTTGA